In one Balaenoptera musculus isolate JJ_BM4_2016_0621 chromosome 20, mBalMus1.pri.v3, whole genome shotgun sequence genomic region, the following are encoded:
- the DCXR gene encoding L-xylulose reductase, giving the protein MELSFAGRRALVTGAGKGIGRSTVQALHAAGAQVVAVSRTQADLDSLVRECPGVEPVCVDLGDWEATERALGGVGPVDLLVNNAAVALLQPFLEVTKEACDTSFDVNLRAVIQVSQIVARGLIARGAPGSIVNVSSQASQRAVTNHSVYCSTKGALDMLTKVMALELGPHQIRVNALNPTVVMTPMGQANWSDPQKAKTMLDRIPLGRFAEVENVVDTILFLLSDRSSMTTGSTVPVDGGFLAT; this is encoded by the exons ATGGAGTTGAGCTTCGCGGGGCGCCGGGCGCTCGTCACTGGGGCGGGCAAAG GCATCGGGCGCAGCACTGTCCAGGCGCTTCACGCGGCAGGTGCACAAGTGGTGGCTGTGAGCCGGACCCAGGCCGACCTGGACAGCCTGGTCCGCGAG TGCCCTGGGGTAGAGCCCGTGTGTGTGGACCTGGGTGACTGGGAGGCCACGGAGCGAGCGCTGGGCGGCGTGGGCCCTGTGGATCTGCTGGTGAACAATGCTGCCGTGGCGCTGCTGCAGCCCTTCCTGGAGGTCACCAAGGAGGCGTGTGACAC GTCTTTCGATGTGAACCTTCGGGCTGTCATCCAGGTGTCCCAG ATCGTGGCCCGAGGCTTAATAGCTCGGGGAGCCCCGGGGTCCATCGTGAATGTCTCTAGCCAGGCCTCCCAGCGCGCAGTGACTAACCACAGCGTCTACT GCTCCACCAAGGGTGCCTTGGACATGCTGACCAAGGTGATGGCTCTGGAGCTTGGGCCACACCAG ATCCGTGTGAATGCACTCAACCCCACAGTAGTGATGACACCCATGGGCCAGGCCAACTGGAGCGACCCCCAGAAGGCCAAGACCATGCTGGATCGCATCCCGCTTGGCAGGTTTGCCG AGGTGGAGAACGTGGTAGACACCATCCTCTTCCTGCTGAGTGACCGCAGCAGCATGACCACGGGCTCCACTGTGCCGGTGGATGGAGGCTTCCTGGCTACCTGA
- the LOC118886978 gene encoding LOW QUALITY PROTEIN: carbonyl reductase [NADPH] 2-like (The sequence of the model RefSeq protein was modified relative to this genomic sequence to represent the inferred CDS: inserted 2 bases in 2 codons; deleted 2 bases in 1 codon) has translation MLLNFSGLQALVTGQGKMGIGWDTVKALHASGARVVAVSSTXADLVSLSKEGPGVEPVCVDLGDWEVMERALGSVGPVDVLVNNAAVALLQLFLQTTKEAFDRSFSVKLRXFQVSQIVARGMISHHGVPGSSENVSSMAAHVTLPNLAAYSSTKGEMTILTKAMAMELGPHKIRVNSVNPTVVLTAMGQQALSDPEFARKLKERHPLRQFAEVEDVVNSILFLLSDRSAPTSGSGIFVDAGYLAS, from the exons ATGCTGCTGAATTTCAGTGGCCTTCAGGCCCTGGTGACAGGGCAGGGAAAGATGG GGATCGGGTGGGACACCGTGAAGGCCCTGCACGCCTCAGGAGCCCGAGTGGTGGCTGTGAGCAGTA ATGCCGACCTGGTCAGCCTCTCCAAGGAG GGCCCCGGGGTAGAGCCCGTGTGCGTGGACCTGGGTGACTGGGAGGTCATGGAGCGGGCACTGGGCAGCGTGGGCCCTGTGGACGTGCTGGTGAACAATGCCGCCGTGGCGCTGCTGCAGCTCTTCCTGCAGACCACCAAGGAGGCCTTCGACAG gtcCTTCAGTGTGAAACTGC TGTTCCAGGTGTCTCAG ATTGTGGCCCGGGGCATGATCAGCCAC CACGGAGTGCCTGGCTCCAGCGAGAACGTCTCCAGCATGGCGGCCCATGTCACCCTTCCCAACCTAGCTGCCTACA GCTCCACCAAGGGTGAAATGACCATCCTGACCAAAGCCATGGCCATGGAGCTGGGGCCGCACAAG ATCCGGGTGAACTCGGTAAACCCCACGGTGGTGCTGACCGCCATGGGCCAGCAAGCCTTGTCTGACCCCGAGTTCGCCCGGAAGCTGAAGGAGCGCCACCCGCTGAGGCAGTTTGCAG AGGTGGAAGACGTGGTCAACAGCATCCTCTTCCTGCTCAGCGACCGCAGCGCCCCCACCAGCGGCTCGGGAATCTTTGTGGATGCCGGGTACCTGGCCTCTTAA